In Musa acuminata AAA Group cultivar baxijiao chromosome BXJ3-11, Cavendish_Baxijiao_AAA, whole genome shotgun sequence, one DNA window encodes the following:
- the LOC135652820 gene encoding mitochondrial pyruvate carrier 4-like, with the protein MAASKIQALWNHPAGPKTIHFWAPTFKWGISFANVADFSKPPEKISYPQQVAVTCTGLIWSRYSTVITPKNWNLFSVNVVMAGTGIYQLARKTRHDHFSEVQEVPAKE; encoded by the exons ATGGCAGCATCAAAGATTCAAGCTCTATGGAATCACCCAGCTGGCCCAAAAACca TTCATTTTTGGGCTCCAACATTCAAGTGGGGAATTAGTTTTGCAAATGTTGCAGACTTCTCCAAGCCACCTGAAAAGATTTCTTATCCTCAGCAAGTTG CTGTTACTTGTACTGGGCTCATCTGGTCACGTTACAGCACAGTCATTACACCT AAGAACTGGAACCTTTTCAGCGTTAATGTCGTGATGGCTGGGACTGGTATATATCAACTGGCTCGCAAAACTCG GCATGATCACTTTTCTGAGGTACAAGAAGTACCAGCAAAAGAATGA
- the LOC103970035 gene encoding FCS-Like Zinc finger 3, whose amino-acid sequence MKSFYSSSDLEAGCAPPHNFMEAAGVGSPPPKARFFCGGLDDDDEPHHFLDSCNLCNKPLPRNHDIFMYRGDMAFCSEECRQEQIEMDEGKDKNQKLSLKASSTKDSNKGGSATSPPKSHKVHVRTGTVVAAG is encoded by the exons ATGAAGTCCTTTTACTCCTCTTCTGATCTCGAGGCTGGATGCGCTCCTCCTCACAATTTCATGGAGGCAGCCGGGGTGGGATCTCCGCCGCCAAAGGCCAGGTTCTTCTGCGGCggcctcgacgacgacgacgagccgCACCACTTCTTGGACTCTTGCAACCTCTGCAACAAGCCCCTCCCCCGCAACCATGACATCTTCATGTACAG AGGGGATATGGCGTTCTGCAGCGAGGAGTGCCGGCAGGAGCAGATCGAGATGGACGAGGGCAAGGACAAAAACCAGAAGCTCTCCCTCAAGGCTTCCTCcacgaaggactcgaacaagggcGGCTCCGCCACCAGCCCTCCCAAGTCCCACAAGGTCCACGTTAGGACCGGCACCGTCGTGGCCGCAGGTTGA
- the LOC135652523 gene encoding E3 ubiquitin-protein ligase ATL4-like yields the protein MASPSPLPPPPPEPLRHFPPAAEAARGASSSAVSLSPSLFIISAIIAFVFVASASIHLLLRFFSSRRVSSSVAAAPQLPPPVLHRRRSYSSSATVAAAAAPPDSGLSDKDKAALIDSLPLFSLASSLAVLPKSSPDCSVCLCPFRPQDELRLLPACRHAFHSQCVDPWLRSIPSCPLCRASIALPALPLPPPTVSAHAGPSRSGSFRVEIGSVSRRRSPSEVGPAVNHPPHLRTYSLGSSFEYVVDEEVEAVVARIRRQTEKDEKRTTVSEEVASGPAPPGVEVAEAAGGGGRGWLREYVDRLASSSFSSFRFSGRWSHRYDNGGGGGMGRISWDLEGSERREAEEGGYHGFYRWLIGA from the coding sequence ATGGCCTCTCCGTCACCTCTGCCACCACCTCCACCGGAGCCCCTCAGACATTTTCCTCCTGCGGCGGAGGCTGCTCGAGGTGCCTCCTCCTCCGCTGTGTCCCTCAGCCCCAGCCTCTTCATCATCTCCGCCATCATTGCCTTCGTCTTCGTCGCATCCGCTTccatccacctcctcctccgcttcTTCTCCTCCCGCCGCGTGTCCTCTTCCGTCGCCGCCGCCCCGCAGCTGCCACCGCCCGTCCTCCACCGACGCCGCTCATACTCCTCCTCCGCAACAGTCGCAGCTGCTGCGGCTCCCCCCGACTCCGGCCTATCTGACAAAGACAAGGCGGCACTCATCGATTCCCTCCCGCTCTTCTCCCTCGCCTCCTCCCTCGCTGTGCTCCCCAAGTCGTCGCCGGATTGCTCAGTCTGCCTCTGCCCCTTCCGCCCCCAAGACGAGCTCCGCCTTCTCCCCGCATGCCGCCACGCTTTCCACTCCCAGTGCGTCGACCCGTGGCTCCGGTCCATCCCTTCCTGCCCTCTCTGCCGAGCCTCCATCGCTCTTCCCGCCCTGCCCCTCCCGCCGCCGACGGTCTCGGCCCATGCGGGCCCTTCCAGGTCGGGCAGCTTCCGCGTGGAGATCGGCAGCGTCAGCCGGCGGAGATCACCTTCGGAGGTGGGGCCAGCCGTGAACCATCCGCCCCACCTGCGGACGTACTCCTTGGGGTCGTCGTTCGAGTACGTGGTCGACGAGGAGGTGGAGGCGGTGGTGGCTCGGATCCGGAGACAGACGGAGAAGGATGAGAAGCGAACAACGGTGTCAGAGGAAGTCGCTTCGGGGCCGGCGCCGCCGGGGGTGGAGGTGGCGGAGGCGGCTGGGGGAGGAGGGAGGGGATGGCTGCGTGAGTACGTGGACCGGCTCgcgtcctcctccttctcctctttcCGGTTCTCCGGCCGGTGGAGCCATCGCTACGAcaacggtggaggaggaggaatggGGCGGATCTCGTGGGATTTGGAGGGGAGCGAGCGGCGGGAGGCGGAGGAAGGCGGTTACCACGGCTTCTACAGATGGCTGATAGGGGCATAA